A window from Enterocloster bolteae encodes these proteins:
- a CDS encoding HU family DNA-binding protein: MNKRQLVDRMSSGSGLTMKQSEKALNGLMDVIHSELSSGGNVSLIGFGVFSVADRKARMARNPKTGEEMEVKARKIPVFKAGSTLKRAVNSR; the protein is encoded by the coding sequence ATGAACAAAAGACAATTGGTGGATCGCATGTCATCAGGAAGTGGTCTGACAATGAAACAGAGTGAAAAAGCCTTGAATGGACTGATGGATGTCATACATAGCGAATTATCTTCCGGAGGAAATGTCTCGTTGATTGGATTTGGTGTGTTTTCTGTGGCAGACCGGAAGGCCAGAATGGCGCGGAATCCGAAAACAGGAGAAGAAATGGAAGTAAAGGCCAGAAAAATCCCTGTGTTTAAAGCGGGGTCAACTTTGAAACGGGCAGTGAACAGCAGGTAA